A single window of Mycolicibacterium aurum DNA harbors:
- a CDS encoding PA-phosphatase: MGLIVLGLAVGKGSTPLDDWFQQLGGRYPELGRLLVFTDGRVVLTLWAIVVIVALLQRRWRLAAVAAVTPVVAVMAARLAKRMFGRLKEGEIAYPSGHTTLALVVVATAVLLVGVAMWTVVVAVAVMVLAVIGQAVSYHYFTDTIGALFLGTALVAVTVRAAKLDRCQPEGDVDHSPG, from the coding sequence GTGGGCCTGATCGTGCTCGGCCTGGCCGTGGGCAAGGGGTCGACACCGCTGGACGACTGGTTCCAGCAGCTCGGCGGCCGGTATCCCGAGCTCGGCAGGCTGCTGGTGTTCACCGACGGCCGTGTGGTGCTCACCCTGTGGGCGATCGTGGTGATCGTCGCCCTGCTGCAGCGCAGGTGGCGGCTGGCCGCGGTCGCCGCGGTGACACCGGTGGTCGCGGTGATGGCGGCACGGCTGGCCAAGCGGATGTTCGGCCGGCTCAAGGAGGGCGAAATCGCCTACCCGAGTGGGCACACGACGCTTGCCCTGGTGGTCGTCGCGACCGCCGTGCTGCTGGTCGGGGTGGCGATGTGGACGGTCGTCGTGGCGGTGGCGGTCATGGTGCTCGCCGTCATCGGGCAGGCCGTCTCCTATCACTACTTCACCGACACGATCGGTGCGCTGTTCCTCGGGACCGCGCTGGTGGCCGTCACGGTCCGCGCCGCCAAACTTGACAGGTGTCAACCCGAGGGCGACGTGGATCACAGCCCTGGTTAG